Proteins encoded within one genomic window of Hevea brasiliensis isolate MT/VB/25A 57/8 chromosome 8, ASM3005281v1, whole genome shotgun sequence:
- the LOC110649133 gene encoding beta-glucosidase 24: MIMAAKLSLQLFGMLFFLISLLALTKPAMADEDDGIPADFNRSYFPEDFIFGTATSAYQIEGAANKSGRGASVWDTFAHQYPDRILDGSNGDVAVDFYNRYEEDIQYVKNMGFDAFRFSISWPRIIPSGRRSEGVNEEGIEFYNKVINEIIKYGLKPFATIFHWNTPQALEDKYGGFLSSNLVNDFRDYADLCFEKFGDRVKYWMTFNEPWSLSGFAYDDGLFAPGRCSSWVNRKCRAGNSATEPYIVAHHLLLAHAAAVQVYRKNYQATQGGKIGITLFTFWYEPLSNRSADIDAARTALDFMFGLWMDPLTYGHYPRTVRDLVGDRLLKFTKEESQLLRGSYDFLGLQYYTSYFAKPNATIDPNHIRYKTDSHVTETPYDYDGNPIGQQAYSPWFYIFPKGIRHLLNYTKDTYNDPVIYITENGVDNGNNESQSIGEALNDTFRIDYYRKHMWNALGSLKDYNVNIKGYFAWSYIDNYEWNIGYTSRFGLYYVDYKNNLTRYCKHSCDWFTRFLNLKSRTNNITQSTSKNSRKAGKFYIM; the protein is encoded by the exons ATGATTATGGCTGCTAAACTCTCTCTTCAGCTGTTTGGGATGCTTTTCTTCCTCATAAGCTTGTTGGCTCTTACTAAGCCAGCAATGGCAGATGAAGATGATGGCATCCCAGCGGATTTTAACCGTAGTTATTTTCCagaagatttcatttttgggacaGCCACTTCTGCTTACCAG ATTGAGGGTGCAGCAAACAAGTCGGGCAGAGGAGCTAGTGTCTGGGACACATTTGCCCATCAGTATCCAG ATAGGATATTGGATGGCAGTAATGGAGATGTTGCAGTTGATTTTTATAACCGCTACGAA GAAGATATACAATACGTGAAGAACATGGGCTTTGATGCCTTTAGATTCTCCATTTCATGGCCTAGAATTATACCCA GTGGAAGGAGAAGCGAAGGGGTCAACGAGGAAGGGATTGAATTTTACAATAAAGTTATCaatgaaattataaaatatg GCCTAAAACCTTTTGCTACTATTTTTCATTGGAATACTCCTCAAGCCCTAGAGGACAAATACGGTGGCTTTTTAAGCTCTAATCTTGT GAATGATTTTCGTGATTATGCGGATCTTTGCTTTGAAAAATTTGGCGACCGAGTGAAGTATTGGATGACATTCAATGAACCATGGTCTCTTAGCGGATTTGCTTATGATGATGGACTTTTTGCCCCTGGTCGATGCTCATCTTGGGTGAATCGTAAATGTCGTGCTGGAAACTCTGCCACTGAACCTTACATAGTTGCACATCATTTGCTTCTTGCTCATGCTGCAGCTGTACAAGTATATAGAAAAAATTACCAG GCAACTCAAGGTGGTAAGATCGGGATAACACTCTTCACCTTTTGGTATGAACCTCTCTCCAATAGATCAGCTGATATAGATGCTGCTAGAACAGCTCttgatttcatgtttggatt GTGGATGGATCCTTTAACTTATGGTCATTACCCAAGAACAGTGAGGGATTTAGTTGGAGATAGATTACTCAAATTTACTAAAGAAGAATCTCAATTGCTTAGAGGATCATATGACTTTCTTGGATTACAATACTACACTTCATATTTTGCAAAACCAAATGCTACAATTGATCCAAATCATATTAGATATAAGACTGATAGTCACGTTACTGAGACTC CTTATGATTATGATGGAAATCCTATTGGTCAACAG GCTTACTCACCTTGGTTTTATATTTTCCCGAAAGGTATCCGACATCTATTGAATTACACCAAAGATACATATAATGATCCAGTAATTTACATTACTGAGAATG GAGTTGATAATGGCAATAACGAAAGCCAATCCATTGGGGAAGCGCTTAATGATACATTCAGGATAGACTATTATCGAAAGCATATGTGGAATGCACTGGGATCTCTCAA GGATTACAATGTTAACATTAAAGGTTATTTTGCATGGTCATACATAGACAATTATGAATGGAATATTGGTTATACATCAAGGTTTGGTTTGTATTATGTAGACTACAAGAATAACCTGACAAGATACTGCAAGCATTCATGTGATTGGTTCACGAGATTCCTAAATCTAAAGAGTCGAACAAACAACATCACCCAATCTACTTCAAAGAATTCAAGGAAGGCTGGCAAATTCTACATAATGTAG